A genome region from Dolichospermum compactum NIES-806 includes the following:
- a CDS encoding NUDIX hydrolase, producing MIQSTRSLWHFGQTVLGIIFRHPITGTSIIPVLPDGQIVLIRRKDDGRWSLPGGMVDWGEDVPHAVRRELIEETGLEVVKIRRLVGVYSSPDRDPRIHSICITVEVEVQGEMAIKDTLEVMEIQAFPPSSLPKPDMSHDHFRQLQDYLNGLTTLA from the coding sequence ATGATTCAGTCCACACGGAGCTTATGGCACTTTGGACAAACGGTACTGGGTATTATATTCCGACACCCTATTACTGGTACAAGTATTATCCCTGTTTTACCTGATGGTCAAATTGTCCTCATTAGACGAAAAGATGATGGTCGTTGGTCATTACCTGGTGGTATGGTGGATTGGGGAGAAGATGTTCCTCATGCAGTCCGTCGAGAATTGATAGAGGAAACAGGGTTAGAAGTAGTCAAAATTCGCCGTTTAGTGGGAGTTTACTCTTCACCAGATCGTGATCCTCGGATTCATTCTATCTGTATTACTGTTGAAGTTGAAGTTCAAGGAGAAATGGCAATCAAAGATACCTTAGAAGTTATGGAAATCCAAGCTTTTCCTCCTAGTTCTTTACCAAAACCAGATATGTCTCATGATCATTTTCGTCAGTTACAAGACTACTTAAATGGTTTAACAACACTTGCCTAA
- a CDS encoding alpha/beta fold hydrolase — MNILFRNSRIKLSQGVLFWREVGTGIPVVFLHGAWNDGSEWVSTMELLAEKIHCFSPDLLGFGESANPKIHHSINLQVECLADFLKALKLEKVYLAGNSLGGWIAASYALKYPEQISGLILLSPEGVAAEGQKKEWQQKRRLFYFSPLIIKFLRLIIPFVKLIGWEEKIARNLELRKTLLQSSTACQLLFNRKQPEIEAELLETRLPEINVPCLILQGSQDTQTAISKSNTYARLIPEVQLHNIAHGESNLSETCAGVVAEAIWDFINIAGVRSQESGVRSQESG, encoded by the coding sequence ATGAATATTTTATTTCGTAACTCCCGAATAAAACTTAGTCAAGGCGTATTGTTTTGGCGTGAAGTTGGTACAGGAATACCCGTAGTTTTTCTACATGGTGCATGGAATGATGGTAGCGAATGGGTATCCACAATGGAATTATTAGCTGAAAAAATCCATTGCTTCTCACCGGATTTGTTAGGTTTTGGTGAATCAGCAAATCCTAAAATTCACCATTCCATCAATTTACAAGTCGAATGTTTAGCTGATTTTTTAAAAGCTTTAAAATTAGAAAAGGTCTATTTAGCTGGTAATTCTCTAGGAGGTTGGATTGCGGCTAGTTATGCTTTAAAATATCCAGAGCAAATATCTGGCTTAATATTATTATCACCAGAGGGTGTTGCAGCGGAAGGACAAAAAAAGGAATGGCAACAAAAACGGCGGTTATTTTATTTTTCACCCTTGATAATTAAATTTTTACGCTTAATTATACCTTTTGTTAAATTGATTGGTTGGGAGGAAAAAATTGCTAGAAATTTAGAATTAAGAAAAACATTGTTACAATCCTCTACGGCTTGTCAATTACTTTTTAATCGCAAGCAACCAGAAATAGAAGCAGAATTATTAGAAACCCGCTTACCGGAAATTAACGTTCCCTGTTTGATTTTGCAAGGTAGTCAAGATACACAAACTGCTATATCTAAAAGTAATACTTATGCTCGATTAATTCCTGAAGTTCAGTTACATAATATTGCTCATGGAGAAAGTAATTTATCAGAAACTTGTGCTGGTGTTGTCGCGGAAGCTATTTGGGATTTTATTAATATAGCAGGAGTCAGGAGTCAGGAGTCAGGAGTCAGGAGTCAGGAGTCAGGATAA
- the phnE gene encoding phosphonate ABC transporter, permease protein PhnE has product MPSLVCLLMIGIYIWALQGLKVDLKLLKDSWPFITDFIYRLFPPNLQVLDIAIKGLIETVQMSVWGTSIGAVLSLPIAIASSNNIAPLWLRWIANILQNAVRSVPSIILGLIFVAATGLGAPAGTLALSIYTIGYLAKFYQQAIESVDYHSLESLQVIGASKIQIAQYGILPQILPLGLGYTLWMFEYNIRAASVLGVVGAGGIGFQLKSYIDGFEYTKATTMMLVLLVVVTVIDWFSSKLRRYLESI; this is encoded by the coding sequence ATGCCTTCACTTGTCTGCCTATTAATGATAGGAATTTATATTTGGGCATTACAAGGATTAAAAGTTGATCTGAAATTATTAAAAGATAGCTGGCCTTTTATCACAGACTTTATTTATCGGTTATTTCCTCCTAACTTGCAAGTATTAGACATTGCCATTAAAGGATTAATTGAAACCGTGCAGATGTCCGTTTGGGGAACATCCATAGGTGCAGTTTTATCCTTACCAATTGCCATAGCCAGTTCTAATAATATCGCTCCTTTATGGTTAAGATGGATAGCAAACATACTGCAAAATGCTGTGCGTTCCGTGCCTTCAATTATCTTAGGTTTAATCTTTGTAGCTGCTACAGGTTTAGGCGCACCCGCTGGAACATTGGCATTGTCAATATATACTATTGGCTATCTTGCTAAATTTTATCAACAAGCTATAGAATCAGTAGATTATCATTCCTTAGAGTCTTTACAGGTAATTGGGGCATCAAAAATACAAATTGCTCAGTATGGGATATTGCCACAAATATTACCTTTAGGATTAGGTTATACCCTGTGGATGTTTGAATATAATATTCGTGCTGCTTCGGTTTTAGGAGTAGTTGGTGCTGGGGGAATAGGATTTCAATTAAAAAGCTATATAGATGGTTTTGAATATACCAAAGCCACAACCATGATGTTAGTGCTATTAGTAGTAGTCACAGTGATTGATTGGTTTAGTAGTAAATTACGCCGATATTTAGAGTCAATTTAG
- a CDS encoding phosphonate ABC transporter ATP-binding protein, which translates to MILKSEVITNYHLSKSNVNFIECCHLRTDYIASLKRPILNNINCQINQGEFVVLLGLNGAGKSTLLKSLVGLVPLIKGEIKINGVSVGEQNLPQIRRDVGMLFQGGGLIRQLSAIDNVLCGRLGVRKTRQTLFGFGQRDRTLALELLTQLGLKEQAYQKTSKLSGGQQQKVAIARALMQSPQILLADEPTTGLDVVASQQVMATLSELHQQGLTIITVLHDLALATEYAQRAIILDGGKVVYDGKCENLQEQFS; encoded by the coding sequence ATGATACTTAAATCTGAAGTAATTACAAATTATCATTTATCTAAAAGTAACGTGAATTTTATTGAATGTTGTCATTTGCGAACAGATTATATTGCTTCTTTAAAACGTCCGATTTTAAATAATATTAATTGCCAAATTAATCAAGGTGAGTTTGTAGTCTTGTTAGGATTGAATGGGGCAGGTAAATCAACATTATTAAAATCACTTGTCGGTTTAGTTCCCTTGATTAAGGGGGAAATTAAAATTAATGGTGTGTCTGTAGGTGAGCAAAACTTACCGCAAATCCGTCGAGATGTGGGAATGCTATTTCAGGGAGGGGGTTTAATTCGCCAATTATCAGCAATTGATAATGTTTTATGTGGCAGATTGGGGGTGAGAAAGACGAGACAAACTTTATTTGGATTTGGGCAACGCGATCGCACATTAGCCTTAGAATTATTAACACAACTAGGTTTGAAAGAACAAGCATATCAAAAAACTAGTAAATTAAGTGGTGGACAACAACAAAAAGTAGCGATCGCTAGAGCATTAATGCAATCTCCACAAATACTTTTAGCCGATGAACCCACCACCGGTTTAGATGTAGTAGCCTCACAACAAGTCATGGCAACTTTATCAGAATTGCATCAACAAGGATTAACTATAATTACCGTTTTACATGACTTAGCTCTAGCTACAGAATATGCTCAAAGAGCGATAATTTTAGATGGTGGGAAAGTAGTTTATGATGGCAAATGTGAAAATTTACAAGAGCAATTTTCATAA
- a CDS encoding phosphate/phosphite/phosphonate ABC transporter substrate-binding protein produces MVVSKKSFWGVGGGLLALTGMLLSGLESTQLAIANPLNNQPAPRLIAQKISPLTIVFSSRSDSTDLQNKANNVAAFLSKEIGIPVKAQVGDETAAVEALRANRADVAFLSSRPALKAEQLANSRLYLAEVRKNYSGRYTYNSIFVVPNNSQLKSKNSPKATLEKLRGKTIAFTSPTSGSGFIFPVGELVKQGFVPNRDRLENFFGKVSYGGNYSKALDAVIRGQADVAVVSEYALFPPYLAAENRDKVRILHKISGVPAHGIAIDDDVPVVMREKLINALLKLNKLENNQLLSGLYNSTELVRIDHNRHLQPVREALKNAGME; encoded by the coding sequence ATGGTAGTGAGTAAAAAAAGCTTTTGGGGTGTTGGTGGCGGATTGTTAGCCTTGACAGGAATGCTGTTAAGCGGTTTGGAGTCTACCCAACTAGCCATAGCTAACCCTTTAAACAATCAACCAGCACCACGCTTAATTGCTCAGAAAATCAGTCCTTTAACTATAGTTTTTTCTAGTCGCTCTGATTCTACAGACTTGCAAAATAAAGCTAATAATGTAGCTGCTTTTTTATCTAAGGAGATAGGGATACCCGTTAAGGCGCAAGTAGGTGATGAGACAGCCGCAGTAGAAGCTTTAAGAGCGAATAGGGCTGATGTAGCATTTTTAAGTAGCCGTCCGGCTTTAAAGGCTGAACAATTAGCAAATTCTCGGTTATATTTGGCGGAAGTTCGTAAAAATTACTCCGGTAGATATACTTATAATTCTATTTTTGTTGTTCCTAATAACAGCCAATTAAAAAGTAAGAATTCTCCCAAAGCAACTTTAGAAAAACTCAGGGGAAAAACTATTGCTTTTACTTCTCCTACATCTGGTTCTGGATTTATTTTTCCAGTGGGTGAGTTAGTAAAACAGGGTTTTGTTCCTAACCGTGATCGCTTGGAAAACTTCTTTGGTAAAGTTAGTTATGGTGGAAATTATAGTAAAGCCTTAGATGCTGTAATTAGAGGTCAAGCGGATGTAGCTGTAGTTTCAGAATATGCTCTTTTCCCTCCATATTTGGCGGCTGAAAATAGAGATAAAGTCAGGATATTACATAAAATTTCTGGTGTTCCGGCTCATGGTATTGCGATTGATGATGATGTCCCAGTTGTCATGAGAGAAAAGCTAATTAATGCCTTGCTGAAGTTAAATAAATTAGAAAATAATCAATTACTAAGCGGTTTATATAATTCCACAGAATTGGTCAGGATTGATCATAATCGTCATCTTCAACCAGTGCGGGAAGCCTTGAAAAATGCGGGAATGGAGTAG
- a CDS encoding WD40 domain-containing protein: protein MKLVWSNDGNLLALDTRTGQIFLYDLSQNCLDQIFQREKSNINDIRNGLNFSQDHAYLAFSSDNAKVEILHLESNTFLGSLKGHPVQLVGLIFMKQDQLIVTIRNVE, encoded by the coding sequence ATGAAATTAGTTTGGTCAAATGATGGTAATTTATTAGCTCTAGATACCAGGACAGGTCAAATTTTTCTTTATGATCTCTCACAAAATTGTTTAGATCAGATTTTTCAAAGGGAAAAATCTAATATTAATGATATCAGGAATGGTTTAAATTTCAGTCAAGATCATGCTTATCTCGCTTTTAGTAGTGATAATGCTAAAGTGGAAATTTTGCATTTAGAAAGTAATACTTTTCTTGGTTCTTTAAAAGGACATCCTGTTCAACTCGTAGGTCTAATTTTTATGAAACAAGATCAACTAATAGTTACTATCAGAAATGTTGAATAG
- a CDS encoding transposase, giving the protein MRLKNFPEVVKTILKPLPKKDYPVLDTFSFVSVWLQYVMDKSIVSMRDLFQRLNNQGIDLKISNFSKASKKRDTQVFLEIITELNNQLRKKKGKEETQALFPIDSTIITLTSKLLWSQGYHQVKLFCGLDSLTSEVGGMVIHFGQGHDHKYGQETVEAIPSKGVGIMDRGFASSERISELKQQKNKAFVLRIKNNVTLEMLENGNCKVGKDEREVEIRVVAFCDIETKSEFRLATNLLNEGEEQVSNQEIMEIYIQRWQIELLWKFLKMHLKLDRLMTKNENGIRIQIMCCLIAYLILQLIEIPQEFGKTLLDKLRYLQSYMCQEISYVHWFRKLIWIR; this is encoded by the coding sequence ATGCGCTTAAAGAATTTCCCAGAAGTGGTCAAAACAATATTGAAACCATTGCCCAAAAAAGATTATCCAGTTCTGGACACATTTTCATTTGTATCAGTGTGGTTACAGTATGTCATGGATAAAAGTATAGTGAGTATGAGAGATTTATTTCAAAGACTAAATAATCAAGGGATAGATTTAAAAATATCAAATTTTTCCAAGGCAAGTAAAAAGAGAGATACTCAAGTATTTTTGGAGATAATAACTGAATTAAACAATCAACTGAGAAAGAAAAAAGGAAAGGAAGAAACCCAAGCATTATTTCCTATAGATTCAACAATTATTACATTAACAAGTAAATTATTATGGAGTCAAGGATATCATCAAGTAAAACTATTTTGTGGGTTAGATAGTTTGACATCAGAAGTTGGTGGAATGGTGATTCATTTTGGGCAAGGACATGACCATAAATATGGACAAGAAACAGTAGAAGCAATTCCGTCAAAAGGAGTAGGGATAATGGATAGAGGATTTGCATCCTCCGAAAGAATATCTGAATTAAAACAACAAAAAAATAAAGCTTTTGTCTTAAGAATTAAAAATAATGTCACTTTAGAAATGCTAGAAAATGGTAATTGTAAAGTTGGCAAAGATGAAAGAGAAGTGGAAATTAGAGTAGTAGCATTTTGTGATATAGAAACTAAGAGTGAATTTCGTTTAGCAACAAACTTATTAAATGAAGGAGAAGAGCAAGTTAGTAATCAAGAGATTATGGAAATTTACATACAAAGATGGCAAATTGAATTGTTATGGAAATTCTTAAAAATGCACCTCAAGTTAGACAGACTTATGACAAAGAATGAGAATGGAATTAGAATTCAGATAATGTGCTGTTTAATCGCTTATTTGATATTGCAACTAATAGAAATACCGCAAGAATTTGGCAAAACTTTATTAGATAAACTCCGTTATCTTCAGTCCTATATGTGTCAGGAAATAAGTTATGTTCATTGGTTTAGAAAACTTATTTGGATAAGATGA
- a CDS encoding WD40 repeat domain-containing protein: MRIWELLSGKCLHILTDHQAPVTSLTIVNEDTFATGSADSTIRIWDVNMAKCIQVLTSDRPYEGMNVYKATGLTSSQLETLTGLGAIANSTN; the protein is encoded by the coding sequence GTGAGAATCTGGGAATTATTATCAGGAAAATGTCTCCATATTTTAACTGATCATCAAGCACCTGTTACTAGTTTAACTATCGTGAATGAAGATACTTTTGCCACAGGTAGTGCCGATAGTACAATTAGAATTTGGGATGTGAATATGGCAAAATGTATACAAGTATTAACCAGCGATCGCCCCTACGAAGGTATGAATGTTTATAAAGCTACTGGTTTAACCTCATCCCAATTAGAAACATTGACAGGTTTGGGTGCGATCGCAAATTCCACGAATTAG
- a CDS encoding pentapeptide repeat-containing protein, with product MKYRSILASVILALVLFVFPLSAQAASSSSVTNSLVNKGIGGKDFSGQSLIGIEFTSVKLENTNFSDADLRGAVFNGVLLDAVNFHGVDFSQGIAYLSRFKDADLSDAVFTDAMMLRSTFDKVDVTGADFTNAILDMVQVKKICVNASGVNSKTGVDTRQSLGCK from the coding sequence ATGAAGTATCGCTCAATCTTGGCTAGTGTGATTTTAGCTCTAGTGTTGTTTGTGTTTCCCCTATCAGCGCAAGCAGCAAGTTCTTCTAGTGTTACTAATTCTCTTGTAAATAAGGGAATCGGGGGGAAAGACTTTTCTGGACAAAGTTTAATTGGGATTGAGTTTACAAGCGTGAAATTAGAAAATACTAATTTTAGCGATGCTGATTTACGTGGTGCTGTATTTAACGGTGTTTTATTGGATGCTGTAAATTTTCATGGTGTGGATTTTAGTCAAGGAATTGCTTATTTATCAAGATTCAAAGATGCCGATTTAAGTGATGCAGTTTTTACAGATGCGATGATGTTGCGTTCCACTTTTGATAAAGTTGATGTCACTGGTGCTGATTTTACCAATGCAATTTTAGATATGGTACAGGTAAAAAAAATCTGTGTTAATGCTAGTGGTGTAAATTCTAAAACAGGTGTAGATACCCGTCAATCTTTAGGATGTAAGTAA
- the gcvT gene encoding glycine cleavage system aminomethyltransferase GcvT — MANQENITSSPVAHGETPPNFPASQSLKRTPLYQMGVELKARFTSFGGWEMPIQYSSITQEHHAVRNTAGMFDISHMGKFTLQGKNLISQLEYLVPSDLSRLQPGQAQYTVLLNPQGGIIDDIIIYYQNTDSTGTQNLVIIVNASTTDKDKKWLLAHLDPNLVQFQDLSRDKILIAVQGPTATHHLQSLVTTDLSPIKAFGHLETTIFGKHAFLARTGYTGEDGFEVMVDSSVGIDLWQSLYNAGVVPCGLGCRDTLRLEAAMALYGQDIDDTTTPLEAGLGWLVHLDTKGDFIGREVLVQQKAQGISCKLVGLQTQGRNIPRHGYSVLYSKEVVGEVTSGTLSLTLGYPIALAYVPTQLAKLKQQLDVEIRGKAYPAVVVKRPFYRSKNRVTN; from the coding sequence GTGGCTAATCAAGAAAATATTACCTCATCGCCAGTTGCTCATGGGGAAACCCCCCCAAATTTCCCAGCTTCCCAATCTCTGAAACGAACCCCTTTATATCAAATGGGTGTAGAACTCAAAGCCAGATTTACCAGCTTTGGGGGCTGGGAAATGCCCATACAATATAGCAGTATCACCCAAGAACACCATGCCGTTAGGAATACCGCTGGAATGTTCGATATTTCTCACATGGGCAAATTTACCCTCCAAGGTAAAAACCTGATTTCCCAACTGGAGTATTTAGTTCCTTCCGATTTAAGTCGGTTACAACCTGGACAAGCACAATATACCGTATTGCTTAACCCCCAAGGCGGAATCATTGACGACATCATTATTTATTACCAAAATACAGACAGCACTGGGACGCAAAATCTAGTCATCATCGTTAACGCCTCAACTACCGACAAAGACAAAAAATGGCTATTAGCACATCTTGATCCTAATCTAGTCCAATTTCAAGACCTATCACGGGATAAAATCTTAATTGCCGTTCAAGGACCAACAGCTACTCATCATCTGCAATCCCTAGTCACAACAGACTTATCACCCATTAAGGCTTTTGGGCATTTAGAAACGACCATTTTTGGCAAACACGCATTCCTCGCCCGCACAGGATACACTGGCGAAGATGGTTTTGAAGTAATGGTAGATTCTTCCGTTGGTATAGACTTGTGGCAAAGTTTATATAATGCTGGTGTTGTTCCCTGCGGACTTGGTTGTAGAGATACCCTTCGCTTAGAAGCGGCAATGGCACTTTATGGGCAAGATATTGACGATACCACCACACCTCTAGAAGCTGGCTTAGGTTGGTTAGTCCATTTAGATACCAAGGGTGATTTTATTGGCAGAGAAGTTTTAGTACAGCAGAAAGCCCAAGGAATATCCTGTAAACTCGTCGGTTTGCAAACACAAGGACGCAATATTCCTCGTCATGGCTACTCCGTATTATATTCCAAAGAAGTTGTAGGAGAAGTAACAAGTGGTACTCTCTCACTCACACTCGGTTATCCCATCGCTTTAGCTTACGTTCCCACCCAGTTAGCAAAGCTTAAGCAGCAGCTAGATGTAGAAATTCGCGGTAAAGCTTACCCTGCGGTAGTTGTGAAACGCCCATTTTATCGCTCAAAGAATCGTGTTACTAACTGA
- the gcvH gene encoding glycine cleavage system protein GcvH, whose amino-acid sequence MSLEYPQDFRYLDSHEYVRLDGEIATIGITAFAIEQLGDIVFLELPDIGDVITKGDTFGSIESVKAVEDLNSPVTGTVVERNQPLIDDPEQVTEDPYGEGWFLKVRINDPDEVNEDTLTADEYSDQVLGV is encoded by the coding sequence ATGTCTTTAGAATATCCCCAGGATTTTCGATACTTAGATTCCCATGAATATGTTCGTTTAGATGGAGAAATTGCCACTATTGGTATTACTGCGTTTGCTATAGAACAATTGGGTGATATTGTCTTTTTGGAACTGCCGGATATTGGTGATGTTATTACCAAGGGAGATACATTTGGTTCTATTGAATCCGTGAAGGCTGTTGAAGATTTGAATTCGCCTGTTACTGGTACAGTTGTAGAACGCAATCAACCTTTAATAGATGATCCAGAACAAGTAACTGAAGACCCTTATGGTGAGGGTTGGTTCTTAAAAGTTCGCATCAATGACCCTGATGAAGTTAATGAGGATACATTAACAGCAGATGAATATAGTGATCAGGTGTTGGGTGTGTAA
- a CDS encoding class I SAM-dependent methyltransferase — MKEMELLKNLYSQDLETRKNWYSHVAEAYNKFRHRYPQEIINGAIEFTQLSSKANILELGCGPGNATLAFAKLGFSMICLEPSLAACNLARKNCEMYPQVEIHQKTFEEWELETGKFDAVLAATSYHWIDPEFGNLKINQALKNEGSLILLWNMTPQPEYEVYQSFREIYQKYAPLLDRYEDMQTQKEIVQSLGQKAIDSGKFKNLVSEQVVCKVNYYMDDFLLLLSTYTPYLKLDIETRNSLFTELRENIANNYGGNIQITYISAFQVAKKAEI, encoded by the coding sequence ATGAAAGAAATGGAACTACTTAAAAATCTATATTCTCAAGACTTAGAAACCAGAAAAAACTGGTATTCTCATGTTGCAGAAGCTTATAATAAATTCAGACATCGCTATCCACAAGAAATTATTAATGGTGCTATAGAATTCACCCAACTTTCCAGCAAAGCTAATATTCTAGAATTAGGTTGTGGACCCGGGAATGCAACTTTAGCATTTGCTAAATTAGGTTTTTCCATGATCTGTCTAGAACCAAGTTTAGCAGCTTGTAATTTAGCAAGAAAAAACTGTGAAATGTATCCACAGGTAGAAATTCACCAGAAAACCTTTGAAGAATGGGAACTAGAAACTGGAAAATTTGATGCTGTTTTAGCAGCAACTTCTTATCATTGGATTGATCCTGAATTTGGTAATCTCAAGATTAATCAAGCTTTAAAAAATGAGGGGTCCTTAATTTTGCTGTGGAATATGACGCCACAACCAGAATATGAAGTTTATCAAAGTTTCCGAGAAATATATCAAAAGTATGCTCCACTTTTGGATAGATATGAAGATATGCAAACTCAAAAAGAGATAGTGCAGTCTTTAGGACAAAAAGCCATTGACTCAGGTAAATTCAAAAATTTAGTTTCCGAACAAGTTGTCTGTAAAGTTAATTATTATATGGATGATTTTTTATTACTTTTAAGCACTTATACTCCATACCTAAAGCTAGATATAGAAACTAGAAATAGTTTATTTACAGAATTACGAGAAAACATCGCAAATAACTATGGAGGCAATATACAAATTACCTATATCTCAGCTTTTCAAGTTGCCAAAAAAGCTGAGATATAG
- a CDS encoding beta-ketoacyl-ACP synthase, translating to MVRVVVTGIGLVSALGESLEANWQNLLLGKTGIKLHQIFPELGIIPLGLIAEKPSLLNTLTEIVVNSALQDAELVAPLFDCAVVVGSSRSYQASWEIMARQIYQEEAELNLDNWLNTLPQMNAIAIARKIGSTAAVLAPMAACATGIWAIAQATMLIKTGQYQRVITGAIEAPITSLTIAGFRQMGALAKTGAYPFDLQREGLVLGEGGAVLILESAELATQRQAKIYGEILGFGLTADAYHGNSPEPAGKSAIIAIKQCLERSHISPTDIDYIHTHGTATQLNDRMESKIIQHLFSPKLAISSTKGSTGHTLGASGALGVAFSLMALQNQILPPSVGLQQPEFNLNCITSAQERKIQQVLCFSFGFGGQNAVIALGN from the coding sequence TTGGTTAGAGTTGTTGTGACTGGGATTGGTCTAGTTTCTGCTTTAGGTGAAAGCTTAGAGGCTAATTGGCAAAATCTATTATTAGGAAAAACGGGAATTAAATTACATCAAATATTTCCAGAATTGGGAATCATTCCCCTGGGATTAATTGCTGAAAAACCTTCTTTATTAAATACACTCACGGAAATAGTTGTTAATTCAGCCCTACAAGATGCCGAATTGGTAGCACCTTTGTTTGATTGTGCAGTGGTAGTTGGTTCTAGTCGGAGTTATCAAGCATCTTGGGAGATAATGGCGCGACAGATATATCAGGAAGAGGCAGAATTAAACTTAGACAATTGGTTAAATACTTTACCACAAATGAATGCGATCGCTATAGCCCGAAAAATAGGCTCAACAGCAGCAGTTTTAGCACCAATGGCTGCTTGTGCAACGGGAATTTGGGCGATCGCTCAAGCTACAATGTTAATCAAAACGGGGCAATACCAACGAGTAATTACAGGGGCAATAGAAGCACCCATAACCTCCCTGACAATAGCCGGATTTAGGCAAATGGGGGCTTTAGCCAAAACAGGTGCTTATCCCTTTGATTTGCAGCGAGAAGGCTTGGTACTAGGTGAAGGTGGTGCTGTCTTGATTCTCGAATCTGCGGAGTTAGCTACCCAAAGACAAGCGAAGATTTATGGAGAAATATTAGGTTTTGGCTTGACAGCAGACGCATATCATGGGAACTCACCAGAACCAGCAGGTAAAAGTGCCATCATAGCCATTAAGCAATGTTTAGAACGTAGTCATATTTCACCCACAGACATAGACTACATTCACACTCATGGTACAGCTACCCAGTTAAATGACCGAATGGAAAGTAAAATTATTCAACACTTATTTTCCCCAAAATTAGCGATTAGTTCCACCAAAGGTAGCACAGGTCATACATTAGGAGCATCAGGAGCTTTAGGTGTAGCTTTTTCACTCATGGCATTGCAAAATCAAATTTTACCCCCTTCTGTAGGACTTCAGCAACCAGAATTTAATTTAAACTGCATCACCTCAGCACAAGAACGTAAAATTCAGCAAGTCCTATGTTTTAGCTTTGGTTTTGGTGGACAAAATGCTGTCATAGCTTTGGGAAATTAA
- a CDS encoding peptidylprolyl isomerase, which translates to MRFKFPQFFVVLLMIGALTLGGCASNITSSSASPTATATSDTTTSAKTVSETISESVPGIKSLPRLEGKATVVMTVKRGEVVNPTQIEMEIDGTNAPITGGNFVDLVQKGVYDGLVFHRVVREPQPFVVQGGDPQGKDPKFPESRLGTGGYINPQIKTERRIPLEIKPKGAKDPIYSKTITEKPVLQHKQGAIAMARSQSPDSASSQFYFALADLSFLDGNYAVFGNVTKGFEVVNKIQQGDRIESAKVTKGAENLKTAQ; encoded by the coding sequence ATGCGGTTTAAATTTCCACAATTTTTTGTAGTTCTATTGATGATTGGCGCTTTAACTTTGGGAGGATGTGCGAGTAATATAACATCGTCTAGTGCATCCCCAACTGCAACAGCTACCTCAGACACGACTACTAGTGCAAAAACAGTATCAGAAACTATTAGCGAGAGTGTTCCTGGAATCAAAAGTTTGCCACGTCTTGAAGGTAAGGCTACGGTGGTGATGACGGTGAAGCGTGGAGAAGTAGTTAACCCCACACAAATTGAGATGGAAATAGATGGGACAAATGCGCCAATTACTGGCGGTAATTTTGTGGATTTGGTTCAAAAAGGTGTTTATGACGGGTTAGTATTCCATCGTGTTGTGCGCGAACCTCAGCCTTTTGTAGTTCAAGGTGGAGATCCACAAGGTAAAGACCCCAAATTTCCCGAAAGTAGATTGGGAACTGGTGGTTATATTAATCCTCAAATTAAGACTGAGCGACGGATACCGTTAGAAATTAAACCAAAAGGCGCAAAAGATCCTATTTACAGTAAGACTATTACTGAGAAGCCTGTGTTACAACACAAGCAAGGAGCGATCGCTATGGCTAGATCACAGTCCCCGGATTCTGCTTCTTCTCAATTTTACTTTGCTTTAGCAGATTTATCATTCTTGGATGGTAACTATGCCGTGTTTGGTAATGTTACCAAAGGTTTTGAGGTAGTTAACAAAATCCAGCAAGGCGATCGCATTGAGTCTGCTAAAGTCACGAAAGGTGCAGAAAATTTGAAAACTGCTCAGTAG